In the genome of Natronorubrum daqingense, the window AGAGGGCAGTCAGATATCCATAGCCATCAGCGAGAAACACGGTATTGGATAGATCGTGTTTCTCGGTCAACCGATGCAGAAACGCAGCAGCTGGATCGGTGCCTCGACGTCCGAACACTGCGACATCGAGAATTAGTTTTGAGTCCAAGTCTATTGCAGCGTATACCCAAGACCAGTCTCCGTTAATCCTGACAGCGGTTTCATCAATGGCGACCCGCGACGGCTTCGCCGTCGGCGGGTCTGGAACGCTGTCAGCCAGCCGATGTACCCAGTTCCAGATCGCTTGATGAGAGCGTTCCACACCGATCAAGCGAAGAATTGCTTGTGTCTCTCGAAGAGAACAACCGGTCGCGTGGAGACGGACTGCGAACACCCTGACGGGCGTCGCCGTCCGCTCACGCTCCCAACATTCATCAAATTCCGCCGCGTAGCTCTCGCTGAGCAGGTCTACGAGCATTGTTCCAAACTAACTCTACGACCTGCTCACTTCTCAAACTGGCCTAACTAGACACTGCCCAAACTCGGAAACGGTCGCTGAATCGGTGACTTCGATCCGTTTCGCCGCGGCGGTTGGACGTGGACGTTTTACCGACGGCGTTCGTACGGAGCGCTATGGGATATGC includes:
- a CDS encoding IS6 family transposase; protein product: MLVDLLSESYAAEFDECWERERTATPVRVFAVRLHATGCSLRETQAILRLIGVERSHQAIWNWVHRLADSVPDPPTAKPSRVAIDETAVRINGDWSWVYAAIDLDSKLILDVAVFGRRGTDPAAAFLHRLTEKHDLSNTVFLADGYGYLTALSRLGLSGQLDYVDRNLIEKWFHTLKMRVDRFHNSWVGSRASVREWLEQFVHYYNTQRPHQSLNGQTPAEVLN